Proteins encoded together in one Penaeus vannamei isolate JL-2024 chromosome 9, ASM4276789v1, whole genome shotgun sequence window:
- the LOC113813623 gene encoding uncharacterized protein isoform X1, producing METFLKGCLASASYLISGSPFDAADTDLDDGESVVSTTVNNNYDKQWKTTTPSFQADAPRFMAPGNATAAAPLLCQSLEGARGSPPQQQQQQTFAPGQRLGKQTVGGGWVRPLGYAEKFMTAAHGYGCMTTVYSLWLDSRTPLSLDVIKYAATIMYRKMPNLRMEMAERDGRLWWREMAREVVNVEELETRDVEGAVETLLKRRYDVKAGPLWFTRFIRLSPQEQGVRDDNHNLKYKYACLFGFHHNVSDGTTNMKFCKVFLKVLNDLVQGKEIDMCQEGTFAPPLQDRLADRIGAYFLFVYMFLRRLYTCILTFGIPVRNFTSRFRMPAHNEAATRMIHHELDEDATRKLLRRCKMEGVTLNSAFTAAANLTMYKMMAQKGGRLKNTDLWSSQAVNMRRYWPKEQQSNSFGCHISLLDVSFPTGPDDERAFWRYARQVHARLKYHLTESKRALTLQPMSERLIILIRHNAWLAWLRLPSANDGHYTVTNMGDLTHTFPGTGEEVEVSLVLRSVSCHFMPTLCQHTLQTFRGRFCYSLDYYTQKITKENATTYAQGIMDFLRYAIHAPN from the exons ATCTGGACGACGGCGAGAGCGTGGTGTCGACGACCGTCAACAACAACTACGACAAGCAGTGGAAGACGACGACCCCGTCCTTCCAAGCAGACGCCCCCAGGTTCATGGCTCCGGGGAACGCCACCGCCGCCGCGCCCCTCCTGTGCCAGTCCCTCGAGGGCGCGCGCGGGAGCCCcccccagcagcagcagcagcagacctTCGCCCCCGGCCAGCGCCTCGGCAAGCAGACCGTCGGGGGCGGGTGGGTGCGCCCCTTAGGCTACGCGGAGAAGTTCATGACGGCCGCCCATGGATACGGCTGCATGACGACGGTGTACTCGCTGTGGCTGGACTCCCGGACGCCCCTGAGCCTTGATGTTATCAAATATGCGGCGACTATTATGTACAG GAAGATGCCGAACCTGCGCATGGAGATGGCGGAGCGCGACGGCCGCCTCTGGTGGAGGGAGATGGCGCGGGAGGTCGTCAACGTGGAGGAGCTGGAGACCCGGGACGTGGAGGGCGCCGTGGAGACCTTGCTCAAGCGGCGCTACGACGTCAAGGCGGGGCCCCTGTGGTTCACGCGGTTCATCAGGCTCAGCCCGCAGGAGCAGGGCGTGAGGGACGACAACCACAACTTGAAGTACAAGTACGCGTGTCTCTTCGGCTTCCACCACAACGTGAGCGACGGGACGACCAACATGAAGTTCTGCAAGGTGTTCCTGAAGGTGCTGAACGACCTGGTGCAGGGCAAGGAGATCGACATGTGTCAGGAGGGCACCTTCGCTCCCCCGCTGCAGGACCGCCTGGCCGACCGCATCGGCGCCTACTTTCTGTTCGTCTACATGTTCCTGCGGCGCCTGTACACGTGCATCCTCACCTTCGGCATCCCGGTCAGGAACTTCACCAGCCGCTTCCGCATGCCCGCGCACAACGAGGCGGCCACGCGCATGATCCACCACGAGCTCGACGAGGACGCCACGCGCAAGCTGCTCCGCCGCTGCAAGATGGAGGGCGTGACGCTCAACTCCGCCTTCACCGCCGCCGCCAACCTCACCATGTACAAGATGATGGCGCAGAAGGGCGGGCGGCTGAAGAACACCGACTTGTGGTCGTCGCAGGCGGTGAACATGCGGCGCTACTGGCCCAAGGAGCAGCAGAGCAACAGCTTCGGCTGCCACATCTCCCTGCTGGACGTGAGCTTCCCGACGGGCCCCGACGACGAGAGGGCCTTCTGGAGGTACGCGCGGCAGGTGCACGCCAGGCTCAAGTACCACCTGACGGAGTCGAAGCGCGCGCTGACGCTGCAGCCGATGAGCGAGCGCCTCATCATCCTGATCCGCCACAACGCGTGGCTGGCGTGGCTGCGGCTGCCGTCCGCCAACGACGGCCACTACACGGTCACCAACATGGGCGACCTGACCCACACCTTCCCGGGCACGGGCGAGGAGGTCGAGGTGTCGCTCGTCCTGCGCTCCGTGTCGTGCCACTTCATGCCCACGCTGTGCCAGCACACGCTGCAGACCTTCCGCGGCCGCTTCTGCTACTCCCTCGACTACTACACGCAGAAGATCACGAAGGAAAACGCCACCACGTACGCCCAGGGGATCATGGACTTCCTCCGCTACGCCATCCACGCGCCGAACTGA
- the LOC113813623 gene encoding uncharacterized protein isoform X3, whose protein sequence is MAPGNATAAAPLLCQSLEGARGSPPQQQQQQTFAPGQRLGKQTVGGGWVRPLGYAEKFMTAAHGYGCMTTVYSLWLDSRTPLSLDVIKYAATIMYRKMPNLRMEMAERDGRLWWREMAREVVNVEELETRDVEGAVETLLKRRYDVKAGPLWFTRFIRLSPQEQGVRDDNHNLKYKYACLFGFHHNVSDGTTNMKFCKVFLKVLNDLVQGKEIDMCQEGTFAPPLQDRLADRIGAYFLFVYMFLRRLYTCILTFGIPVRNFTSRFRMPAHNEAATRMIHHELDEDATRKLLRRCKMEGVTLNSAFTAAANLTMYKMMAQKGGRLKNTDLWSSQAVNMRRYWPKEQQSNSFGCHISLLDVSFPTGPDDERAFWRYARQVHARLKYHLTESKRALTLQPMSERLIILIRHNAWLAWLRLPSANDGHYTVTNMGDLTHTFPGTGEEVEVSLVLRSVSCHFMPTLCQHTLQTFRGRFCYSLDYYTQKITKENATTYAQGIMDFLRYAIHAPN, encoded by the exons ATGGCTCCGGGGAACGCCACCGCCGCCGCGCCCCTCCTGTGCCAGTCCCTCGAGGGCGCGCGCGGGAGCCCcccccagcagcagcagcagcagacctTCGCCCCCGGCCAGCGCCTCGGCAAGCAGACCGTCGGGGGCGGGTGGGTGCGCCCCTTAGGCTACGCGGAGAAGTTCATGACGGCCGCCCATGGATACGGCTGCATGACGACGGTGTACTCGCTGTGGCTGGACTCCCGGACGCCCCTGAGCCTTGATGTTATCAAATATGCGGCGACTATTATGTACAG GAAGATGCCGAACCTGCGCATGGAGATGGCGGAGCGCGACGGCCGCCTCTGGTGGAGGGAGATGGCGCGGGAGGTCGTCAACGTGGAGGAGCTGGAGACCCGGGACGTGGAGGGCGCCGTGGAGACCTTGCTCAAGCGGCGCTACGACGTCAAGGCGGGGCCCCTGTGGTTCACGCGGTTCATCAGGCTCAGCCCGCAGGAGCAGGGCGTGAGGGACGACAACCACAACTTGAAGTACAAGTACGCGTGTCTCTTCGGCTTCCACCACAACGTGAGCGACGGGACGACCAACATGAAGTTCTGCAAGGTGTTCCTGAAGGTGCTGAACGACCTGGTGCAGGGCAAGGAGATCGACATGTGTCAGGAGGGCACCTTCGCTCCCCCGCTGCAGGACCGCCTGGCCGACCGCATCGGCGCCTACTTTCTGTTCGTCTACATGTTCCTGCGGCGCCTGTACACGTGCATCCTCACCTTCGGCATCCCGGTCAGGAACTTCACCAGCCGCTTCCGCATGCCCGCGCACAACGAGGCGGCCACGCGCATGATCCACCACGAGCTCGACGAGGACGCCACGCGCAAGCTGCTCCGCCGCTGCAAGATGGAGGGCGTGACGCTCAACTCCGCCTTCACCGCCGCCGCCAACCTCACCATGTACAAGATGATGGCGCAGAAGGGCGGGCGGCTGAAGAACACCGACTTGTGGTCGTCGCAGGCGGTGAACATGCGGCGCTACTGGCCCAAGGAGCAGCAGAGCAACAGCTTCGGCTGCCACATCTCCCTGCTGGACGTGAGCTTCCCGACGGGCCCCGACGACGAGAGGGCCTTCTGGAGGTACGCGCGGCAGGTGCACGCCAGGCTCAAGTACCACCTGACGGAGTCGAAGCGCGCGCTGACGCTGCAGCCGATGAGCGAGCGCCTCATCATCCTGATCCGCCACAACGCGTGGCTGGCGTGGCTGCGGCTGCCGTCCGCCAACGACGGCCACTACACGGTCACCAACATGGGCGACCTGACCCACACCTTCCCGGGCACGGGCGAGGAGGTCGAGGTGTCGCTCGTCCTGCGCTCCGTGTCGTGCCACTTCATGCCCACGCTGTGCCAGCACACGCTGCAGACCTTCCGCGGCCGCTTCTGCTACTCCCTCGACTACTACACGCAGAAGATCACGAAGGAAAACGCCACCACGTACGCCCAGGGGATCATGGACTTCCTCCGCTACGCCATCCACGCGCCGAACTGA
- the LOC113813623 gene encoding uncharacterized protein isoform X2, translating into MPRQDSSIPGVEDSDLDDGESVVSTTVNNNYDKQWKTTTPSFQADAPRFMAPGNATAAAPLLCQSLEGARGSPPQQQQQQTFAPGQRLGKQTVGGGWVRPLGYAEKFMTAAHGYGCMTTVYSLWLDSRTPLSLDVIKYAATIMYRKMPNLRMEMAERDGRLWWREMAREVVNVEELETRDVEGAVETLLKRRYDVKAGPLWFTRFIRLSPQEQGVRDDNHNLKYKYACLFGFHHNVSDGTTNMKFCKVFLKVLNDLVQGKEIDMCQEGTFAPPLQDRLADRIGAYFLFVYMFLRRLYTCILTFGIPVRNFTSRFRMPAHNEAATRMIHHELDEDATRKLLRRCKMEGVTLNSAFTAAANLTMYKMMAQKGGRLKNTDLWSSQAVNMRRYWPKEQQSNSFGCHISLLDVSFPTGPDDERAFWRYARQVHARLKYHLTESKRALTLQPMSERLIILIRHNAWLAWLRLPSANDGHYTVTNMGDLTHTFPGTGEEVEVSLVLRSVSCHFMPTLCQHTLQTFRGRFCYSLDYYTQKITKENATTYAQGIMDFLRYAIHAPN; encoded by the exons ATCTGGACGACGGCGAGAGCGTGGTGTCGACGACCGTCAACAACAACTACGACAAGCAGTGGAAGACGACGACCCCGTCCTTCCAAGCAGACGCCCCCAGGTTCATGGCTCCGGGGAACGCCACCGCCGCCGCGCCCCTCCTGTGCCAGTCCCTCGAGGGCGCGCGCGGGAGCCCcccccagcagcagcagcagcagacctTCGCCCCCGGCCAGCGCCTCGGCAAGCAGACCGTCGGGGGCGGGTGGGTGCGCCCCTTAGGCTACGCGGAGAAGTTCATGACGGCCGCCCATGGATACGGCTGCATGACGACGGTGTACTCGCTGTGGCTGGACTCCCGGACGCCCCTGAGCCTTGATGTTATCAAATATGCGGCGACTATTATGTACAG GAAGATGCCGAACCTGCGCATGGAGATGGCGGAGCGCGACGGCCGCCTCTGGTGGAGGGAGATGGCGCGGGAGGTCGTCAACGTGGAGGAGCTGGAGACCCGGGACGTGGAGGGCGCCGTGGAGACCTTGCTCAAGCGGCGCTACGACGTCAAGGCGGGGCCCCTGTGGTTCACGCGGTTCATCAGGCTCAGCCCGCAGGAGCAGGGCGTGAGGGACGACAACCACAACTTGAAGTACAAGTACGCGTGTCTCTTCGGCTTCCACCACAACGTGAGCGACGGGACGACCAACATGAAGTTCTGCAAGGTGTTCCTGAAGGTGCTGAACGACCTGGTGCAGGGCAAGGAGATCGACATGTGTCAGGAGGGCACCTTCGCTCCCCCGCTGCAGGACCGCCTGGCCGACCGCATCGGCGCCTACTTTCTGTTCGTCTACATGTTCCTGCGGCGCCTGTACACGTGCATCCTCACCTTCGGCATCCCGGTCAGGAACTTCACCAGCCGCTTCCGCATGCCCGCGCACAACGAGGCGGCCACGCGCATGATCCACCACGAGCTCGACGAGGACGCCACGCGCAAGCTGCTCCGCCGCTGCAAGATGGAGGGCGTGACGCTCAACTCCGCCTTCACCGCCGCCGCCAACCTCACCATGTACAAGATGATGGCGCAGAAGGGCGGGCGGCTGAAGAACACCGACTTGTGGTCGTCGCAGGCGGTGAACATGCGGCGCTACTGGCCCAAGGAGCAGCAGAGCAACAGCTTCGGCTGCCACATCTCCCTGCTGGACGTGAGCTTCCCGACGGGCCCCGACGACGAGAGGGCCTTCTGGAGGTACGCGCGGCAGGTGCACGCCAGGCTCAAGTACCACCTGACGGAGTCGAAGCGCGCGCTGACGCTGCAGCCGATGAGCGAGCGCCTCATCATCCTGATCCGCCACAACGCGTGGCTGGCGTGGCTGCGGCTGCCGTCCGCCAACGACGGCCACTACACGGTCACCAACATGGGCGACCTGACCCACACCTTCCCGGGCACGGGCGAGGAGGTCGAGGTGTCGCTCGTCCTGCGCTCCGTGTCGTGCCACTTCATGCCCACGCTGTGCCAGCACACGCTGCAGACCTTCCGCGGCCGCTTCTGCTACTCCCTCGACTACTACACGCAGAAGATCACGAAGGAAAACGCCACCACGTACGCCCAGGGGATCATGGACTTCCTCCGCTACGCCATCCACGCGCCGAACTGA